The DNA segment TAGCGCATTTCCACAACTTTGCCGCTGACAGGAATCCGGTTCACATGAACATTAAACAGCGACATGAAAATACTGATCTTTATACAGGGTTTTTTACCATATACTTCAGATTCCTCAAGTTGGTCAACCAAAATTACTTTACCATCGGCCGGTGAGGCCACCGAATTTTCCAATAACGGCGCATAACGTTCCGGATCTCGAAAAAAATAGCCACTGAACAGGACCAGAAAGAAAAACAATTTGGCCAACAGGGACAGACCAAACAATTGCAGCAGCAATGATATCCCCAGAAAAATACCGATAAACCGGTAACCCTCCCGGTTAATATTTTTAAACAGCGGTAATTCGTGTAAATCCATTTTTTTATCTCTTTCCTACATTCAACTTTCAGCTATTAGAAACTTTCAGCCGTTGCTTTATCCCTCATTAACGTACAGCCTAATTTTTCAAGACAGTCCGATATTAGTACCTTACTCCTGAAAACCTGTCACTCTTTTAAGTACCCCCTTGAGGGGTAAAAAAAACAAGAAATTTTTTTAACCACCCGTTCGCTACGCTCACTGGAGGACACAAAGAACACGAAGAAAAAAGATTGCATCTTTGTGCTACCGTGAGTTTTTATCTTTTTTGATAATATGAATGATTTCACCATGAAGCCATGAAGTTCATGAAGATTCTTACAATACAACACTTCATGTTCTTCATGTCTTCATGGTAAAAAAATCTTGGTTGTGAGCCTCAATCCCGCATTAGTTTTTCTTTCTATCCACCAACTTTTCCTGGCTCAACCAGCTCATCATCTGGCGTAATTTTTTACCGGTGGTTTCAATCTGGTGTTCTTCGCCGGCTTTGGTCAAGGCATTGAATACCGGCCGGTTAGCCTGGTTTTCCAGAATCCACTCCCGGGCAAAGGAGCCATCCTGGATCTCTGCCAGGATTTCCGCCATTTCCTCGCGACTATCTTCATTGATAACCCGGGGACCTCGGGTCAGGTCACCAAACTGGGCGGTATTACTGATGGAGTAGCGCATATTGGCAATCCCGCCTTCATAAATCAGATCAACAATGAGTTTCAGCTCATGGACACATTCAAAATATGCCATTTCCGGCGCGTAACCGGCATTGACCAGGGTTTCAAATCCCGCCCGCATCAGCTCGGTAACCCCGCCACACAAAACCGCCTGTTCACCAAATAAATCGGTCTCGGTCTCTTCCTTGAAAGTGGTTTCAATAATTCCGGCCCGACCGCCACCGATCCCGGCGGCATAGGCCAGAGCCACTTCCCGGGTATCACCGCTGTCATCTTGGTGGATAGCAATCAGGGTCGGCACCCCCATACCTTGAGTATATTCATGGCGAACCAGGTGCCCGGGACCTTTGGGGGCAGCCATAAACACATTAACACCCGGCTCTGGAACTATCTGGCCATAATGGATATTAAAGCCGTGCGCGAAGGCGAGGTAATTACCTTCCTCCAGATGTGGCGCAATATCCTGCTTATAGATATTCGCCTGCAGTTCATCGGGGACGAGAATCATAATCACATCCGCTGCTTTGGCTGCGGCCGCGGTTTCCATCAGGGTCAAGCCACTGTTTTCCGCCTTAGCCCAGGAACTGCCATCACGACGCAGGCCGACAATAACATCAAAACCACTTTCAGCAAGATTATGGGCATGAGCATGCCCCTGGCTGCCATAGCCGATAATCGCTATTTTCTTTTCTTTGAGGATCGTCAAATCCGCGTCTTTATCGTAGAACACTTTCATCACCGCTACTCCTGTTTCATTTATACCACTTTTATTTTACCTGAATTGAGCAGTTAGCTTTTAGCCGTTAGCTGTTAGTTCAATGATTACAGCATGTTTCCTCTTACGAGCTACCACCTATTTAGATTTATTGCTTATGAACGTAATACTTTGATTCTTAAAGCTAAACGCTGATAGCTAACTGCTAATTGCTTAACTTAGGTTTTATATCTGTTCCTGGCTTTCACTTCACGATTCATCGCCACAATGCCTGTACTGTTTATCTCCTTGATGCCGTACGGAGCCAGAACATCAAGAAAAGCCTTCAATTTCATCTCGTTGCCGGTAATTTCAATAATTGCCGATTTGGCCGCCATATCAATAACCCGGGCCCGAAAGACCTCGATAAGTTTTAAAACCTCCAGTCGCTTGCTGCCTTCAACAGAAACCTTGACCAGCATCAATCCCCGGGTTACATGGTCTGTATCCGTGAAATCAATGACCTTGATCACATTAATCAATTTATTCAGCTGTTTGGTAATCTGCTCAACAATCTGGTCATCTCCCAGGGTCACAATGGTCATCCGGGAAATTGCCGGGTCATCGGTTTCAGCAACCGTCAGACTTTCAATATTAAAACCCCGGCCACTGAACAACCCGGAAATGCGGGATAAAACCCCAAATTTATTTTCAACCAGCACTCCTATGATATGTCTCATCGGCTCTTTTCTCCACTACTCATTCCGCCAAGCGGTCAAAAACCGGCCTGGCTGGATATTTCAGGGAATCAAACCAGCAGCATTTTTGATATGGGCTGTCCGGCCGGCACCATGGGATAGACATTTTCTTCCCCGGCCACCACAAAATCAACCAGCACCGGTTTATTGATGGAAAAGGCCTTTTTCAGGGTAGACTCCACCTCCTGAGGACGAGTGGCTCGCAATCCGACAGCACCGTACGCTTCCGCCAGCTTAACAAAATCCGGAACCGCTGACATTTCGGTGGCGGAATAATGTTTCTGAAAGAACAATTCCTGCCATTGACGAACCATCCCCAGATAGCCATTATTGAGAATAATTATTTTTACCGGCAGCCGATACTGAACCGCCGTCGCCAGTTCCTGGATATTCATCTGAATACTGCCATCACCGGCGATGTCGATAACCAGACGGTCGGGAAAAGCCACCTGGGCACCCAGAGCCGCGGGAAATCCATAA comes from the Pseudomonadota bacterium genome and includes:
- the ilvC gene encoding ketol-acid reductoisomerase, yielding MKVFYDKDADLTILKEKKIAIIGYGSQGHAHAHNLAESGFDVIVGLRRDGSSWAKAENSGLTLMETAAAAKAADVIMILVPDELQANIYKQDIAPHLEEGNYLAFAHGFNIHYGQIVPEPGVNVFMAAPKGPGHLVRHEYTQGMGVPTLIAIHQDDSGDTREVALAYAAGIGGGRAGIIETTFKEETETDLFGEQAVLCGGVTELMRAGFETLVNAGYAPEMAYFECVHELKLIVDLIYEGGIANMRYSISNTAQFGDLTRGPRVINEDSREEMAEILAEIQDGSFAREWILENQANRPVFNALTKAGEEHQIETTGKKLRQMMSWLSQEKLVDRKKN
- a CDS encoding phosphatidylserine decarboxylase family protein; the encoded protein is MDLHELPLFKNINREGYRFIGIFLGISLLLQLFGLSLLAKLFFFLVLFSGYFFRDPERYAPLLENSVASPADGKVILVDQLEESEVYGKKPCIKISIFMSLFNVHVNRIPVSGKVVEMRYHPGKFFSANLDKASAENERQEIVIETSWKSRVAFVQIAGLIARRIVCQLETDDRVIKGERFGLIRFGSRLDVYFPVETIVNVHPGQYVKAGETVLGYLHYD
- the ilvN gene encoding acetolactate synthase small subunit gives rise to the protein MRHIIGVLVENKFGVLSRISGLFSGRGFNIESLTVAETDDPAISRMTIVTLGDDQIVEQITKQLNKLINVIKVIDFTDTDHVTRGLMLVKVSVEGSKRLEVLKLIEVFRARVIDMAAKSAIIEITGNEMKLKAFLDVLAPYGIKEINSTGIVAMNREVKARNRYKT